The sequence AAAATAGCACCCCATAGTACGTATGCTAGATAATCTTTGAAATAGTAAATATCATACTAATAATTGTGTCGAATCTATACGCTAGCTGAGCTTTAAACAAAACCTTTGCTGTTTCTATATACTTTCTCATTCATTTACCACCCCTTTTATCTCTGACTTTACTTCACTATTACTAGACATTTTACTTTCATATATCCGTTCAACCACGTTTCCGATATCCTCTTCTTCAATGGATATATCACTTATTTCTCCATTTGACATGATGGCTTTTAATACTTCTCGCACATCATTTTTTTGTGCCCTAAATGTTAGTTTTAAAGGATTTTGGTCAATTATCTCTACGTCAAATGGTGGTACATAGTTTACCGGATCATCAAATGATACTCTGATGACTTTATGGGTTTGATAACGGTTAAACAAAGTATCTAAATCGCCGTCGTATATCTTTGTCCCCCATTAACAACAACGCATCTTTTGCATAGACTTTTGATATCTTCCATGTAGTGACTTGTTAAGATAATTGTAGTCTTTTTTCCCATATTTACTTGTTTTAAGAAACCCCTAATTTGCTTTTGGGCCATGGCATCTAAACCAATTGTAGGTTCATCGAGAAATAATATCTTGGGATTGTGTAAGAGTGCTGCAATAAGCTCCATCTTCATCCTTTCACCTAAAGACAATGTTCGAACTTGCACATTTAGATATTTTTCAACACCAAATAACTCAATAAAGTACTCTAGGTTTTTCCGATATTCCCTATCAGGTATGTTATATATTTCTTTAAATAGCAAGAATGAATCCGCCGCTGTTAGCTCAAAAAATAACTGACTTTTTTGTCCCATTACCACTGCATATTGCCTCTTGTATTCATTCTTTAGGTCATTTGGAGTGTACCCTAGAACTGAAATCTCACCACTTGTTGGTGCAATGATACCTGTAAGCATTTTTATTAGGGTTGTTTTACCAGCCCCATTAGGTCCTATAAGACCCACGAACTCACCTTCGTTAATTTCAAGAATCGAAGGCTTTTACAGCTTCTTTAATTATTTTCTCCCGACTAAATAGGCTTTTAATACTACCCCTTAATCCTTCTTCCTTTTGAAATCTTTCATAGGTTTTAGTTAAACCTCGTGTTTTTATAATTGACATTTTTTTATATCTTCCTTTCCTTTGCAGTTAGTTTCGTTTAAATTACTCAGTCTGTTAGGACACGCACTAATGACCTGAACCTATAATAAATAAAAATGCCCGCGGGAAGACACACCACACCTTAAAAAAGTGCAGATTGCTCCTGCGGGCAGAAATATGGAATATCATATTGTTTGACAGTTATCCAGAGGGGTTAATTGCTATATGTTATTAAGCCCAGGTAACTGAATTTATAATAAAAAGCATGGCAAATTACCTGCCATGCTCCACATTTATATACATAAGTAGTTAAATGTTATTCCAAGATATATTTGAAGCAGTCTGTAAAGGTAATGTCTTTTCAGGCACAACAAAAACACGGGCTACTCCCGCCCCATGTGCCTCTTACAACCTATTTAATTAGTTGTAAACCTCATTACATACAGAACTGACAAACAAACACATCCTTTCAATCTTATTCTAATTAAACATTACCATATGCTAAAAAAATATTCAACGGGAATATTATTAACAAATTATTAACTCTATACTACCCAATTTAAAATTTAGTCTTTAACCACAAGCCCTAAGATCTTTGAAAATTCAATGGCTTGTAATGGCGAGACTACTGCACCTTTAAGATTTTCTGGGCGTATGTTCATCCCTTCTACATTTGAGCTACTTAGGTCTATGCCATTAAGCGAAGTGCCTGACATTTGGCTGAGCCTCATATTACATTCTTTGAAATCTACATTGGACACCTTGCTATCTTGAAAACTCGAGCTTTCAAAACTGCAATTAGCTAATGTGGATTTAGTAAGTTTACAAAACCCAAATAATCCAAAGTTTACGTTACAATTTTCCATAAGAATATTTTGTAATGTAGCCTCAGTGAAATTTGTACCTAACAGTTTACAGTTTATAAATTCCACCCTATGAACACTAGCCTCACTGAAGTCAACATTTGATAAGTCACAATCTACAAATCTCACATCCAATAGATTTGCTGACTTAAGTGTGGTGTCTATAAAAGTTACCTTCTTAAAAACAACTCCATCGAACTTAACATTTGAAGCATGCTGGCTTTCGAAAACCCAGTTGGATAAATATACATCCCTTAAAGTATCTTCGTCTTCAATTTCATATATTTCTGTTACAGCCATTTCTATATCATCTATAAGTTTTGGTTTTTCCACTCTATTTTTTTTATTCATGTTTATCTCCTTTGCAGGTTTTTCTAAATACCTGACACTATGGATAGTAACCCCATGGCCATTATTAGGCTCATTGCAAGTTTCTTAAATAAGAGTTCATCTACCTTGTTCCCTACACCTATGCCCAGTAAAGTCCCTACAATGAGTCCTGGGAATAAATAAGCAGAATAGTTAACCACTTCTTGGGTAATAAGACCGCTAAAAAAATATGTTGGTATTGTAATTACATTCAAAATCCAAAAATATAAAGTTAAGTTCGCTCTAAATATTTGCTTTTCAACACCTTGATTGGACAGAAAAAGTACTAGTGGAGGCCCTGCCAGTGAAACACTGCCATTTAATAACCCACTCACTAGACCAATTGGCATATATGATAGTTTTTCATTCTTAACTTTAAATTTGTATCCAAGAAAGTTAGCTAATGTAGATATGGTTATGATGACTCCTATTATGATTTTCAAAGTATTTTCATCCATAATTTTTAACAAATGAGCCCCAAAGGGGGTTGCTATTATGCCAAATATGGCAACAATATATATTCGTTTTAGGTTGATATGCTGTCTAATATTATAAAGAATTATGGAGTTCAGTATAAAGCTATAAATGATTAAGACAGGCACGATAATTCTTAAAGGTAGAAACAACCCTAGTAAAGGAAGTGCAAGTAATGAAAAACCAAAACTTGCTATCCCTTGAGTCATTGAAGAA comes from Alkalicella caledoniensis and encodes:
- a CDS encoding ABC transporter ATP-binding protein, with amino-acid sequence MGLIGPNGAGKTTLIKMLTGIIAPTSGEISVLGYTPNDLKNEYKRQYAVVMGQKSQLFFELTAADSFLLFKEIYNIPDREYRKNLEYFIELFGVEKYLNVQVRTLSLGERMKMELIAALLHNPKILFLDEPTIGLDAMAQKQIRGFLKQVNMGKKTTIILTSHYMEDIKSLCKRCVVVNGGQRYTTAI
- a CDS encoding pentapeptide repeat-containing protein, which gives rise to MNKKNRVEKPKLIDDIEMAVTEIYEIEDEDTLRDVYLSNWVFESQHASNVKFDGVVFKKVTFIDTTLKSANLLDVRFVDCDLSNVDFSEASVHRVEFINCKLLGTNFTEATLQNILMENCNVNFGLFGFCKLTKSTLANCSFESSSFQDSKVSNVDFKECNMRLSQMSGTSLNGIDLSSSNVEGMNIRPENLKGAVVSPLQAIEFSKILGLVVKD
- a CDS encoding sulfite exporter TauE/SafE family protein, with the translated sequence MDSLILQTLIGAIIIFFSSMTQGIASFGFSLLALPLLGLFLPLRIIVPVLIIYSFILNSIILYNIRQHINLKRIYIVAIFGIIATPFGAHLLKIMDENTLKIIIGVIITISTLANFLGYKFKVKNEKLSYMPIGLVSGLLNGSVSLAGPPLVLFLSNQGVEKQIFRANLTLYFWILNVITIPTYFFSGLITQEVVNYSAYLFPGLIVGTLLGIGVGNKVDELLFKKLAMSLIMAMGLLSIVSGI